The window CTGTTTCGTCCACATAGCTTTCAAACAGAGGAAATCAAAGAGAGTATTCTCACTCAAGTCTCACTCAGCTGCAAATCGGACATGGAACAAGACCGTTCTCATTACACTCCGTACACCTAACAACAACAGCGGAGCTACCCCATCCTTTCACAACTTTACAGCTTCCGTTACACCTGAAACACGGCAAGAAAAACAAACCACCGCATCCATCACAAGCACCATCACCATCGCCGCCGCCGCGGCATCCTCCCGCTTTCTTACTCGGCAGCCCACGAACCATCTCCCCGAAAACACCTTCCTCCACTAATCTCAACACTTCCTCTGCTCCACCAATGTACATCCCCTTCACAAACACCCTAGGCGGCAATGCAGAAGCCTTGTCGTTACCGTTACTGATCCTCTTCGCCATCAGAGACGCGAGTTCTTCTCTGAACCCTCTATCCATCGACACGTCTCTCTCGCAGATCACTACACCGGACCCCTCCACCGCGGCTCTCACGGTGTTACATTCCTCGAACGTCCGACGCACGCCGCGCAACGACGTCGTGTAGATCACCACGCGATTCTCTCCTCCTGGAGGACAGATCCTCTCGAACCTCTCCGACGGTTTCGGATCTAACGGTTTCAGAACCTCTTTGCTTAATGATTTTGTCGGAATTTTCCGGTTAGGATCCGAATT of the Brassica rapa cultivar Chiifu-401-42 chromosome A03, CAAS_Brap_v3.01, whole genome shotgun sequence genome contains:
- the LOC103858572 gene encoding uncharacterized protein At5g39865, which gives rise to MGCVSSNLLNHDEDFPQIGGSSAFGHHIVKLTSTTYGLLTLDPPSPPTTPPQKFTTGTDTKSLLSEPEVINSWELMSGLDGESFRFTPLPKTPPVKYKVFGGDNKENSDPNRKIPTKSLSKEVLKPLDPKPSERFERICPPGGENRVVIYTTSLRGVRRTFEECNTVRAAVEGSGVVICERDVSMDRGFREELASLMAKRISNGNDKASALPPRVFVKGMYIGGAEEVLRLVEEGVFGEMVRGLPSKKAGGCRGGGDGDGACDGCGGLFFLPCFRCNGSCKVVKGWGSSAVVVRCTECNENGLVPCPICS